One window of the Pseudomonas sihuiensis genome contains the following:
- a CDS encoding LysE family translocator: MNQWLPFILFASVASITPGPTNLLILGSAARFGLSIALAIALGASLAASLMLLVVGLGLGELLARAPLLQTAMTWAGAAWISWMACKLMRAEAAGLDERGVDRRQGFAQGAGLQLINPKTWLMSISVTAIFLDGQASFGAVASYATLFLLVSTPCLLVWGVLGVGGARLLRQPARLLLFNRSMALLLLASVWLPPLASL, from the coding sequence ATGAACCAGTGGCTGCCCTTCATCCTCTTCGCCTCGGTGGCGTCGATCACCCCCGGCCCGACCAACCTGCTGATCCTCGGCAGCGCCGCGCGCTTCGGCCTGTCCATCGCTCTGGCCATCGCCTTGGGCGCCAGCCTCGCTGCCAGTCTGATGCTGCTGGTGGTCGGCCTGGGCCTCGGTGAACTGCTGGCCCGCGCCCCGCTGTTGCAGACGGCGATGACCTGGGCCGGCGCCGCCTGGATCAGTTGGATGGCCTGCAAGCTGATGCGCGCCGAAGCTGCCGGCCTGGACGAGCGCGGCGTCGACCGGCGCCAGGGCTTCGCCCAGGGCGCCGGCCTGCAACTGATCAACCCCAAGACCTGGCTGATGAGCATCTCGGTCACGGCGATCTTCCTCGACGGCCAGGCCTCGTTCGGCGCGGTGGCGAGCTACGCGACGCTGTTCCTGCTGGTATCCACGCCCTGCCTGCTGGTCTGGGGTGTGCTGGGCGTCGGCGGCGCGCGCCTGTTGCGACAACCGGCCCGGCTGCTGTTGTTCAACCGCAGCATGGCCCTGTTGCTACTGGCTTCAGTGTGGCTGCCGCCGCTGGCAAGCCTGTAG
- a CDS encoding GlxA family transcriptional regulator: MAESPDLRFLLLPLPEFALLPFGGFLDKLRFSADDEDYSRQRYCTWTILGLQPGHVLSSSGAALRIEATPDELKLADYDYLVLFGGRNAQATAALAPAYQPLLRRAARAGVKLVAIDNASFLLAACGLLDGHRVAVHWRHEAEFRASFPNLRLARERLYCFDGARISCAGGTAAIDLAVELLAQGSGRARALKGLADMLVDETRSGQHALRSLHTTPSGERHVDRAIALMRHGLASADGIEQLAASVGISRRQLDRLFHASQGMSAREYWNELRLQHVRWRLLNSSHSLAQLADEIGAGDASHLGKLFRQRFGVAPGAFRRQGGVL; the protein is encoded by the coding sequence ATGGCCGAAAGCCCCGATCTGCGTTTTCTCCTGTTGCCCTTGCCGGAGTTCGCCCTGCTGCCGTTTGGTGGTTTTCTCGACAAGTTGCGTTTTAGCGCCGACGACGAGGACTACAGTCGCCAGCGTTACTGCACCTGGACGATTCTCGGCCTGCAACCAGGGCATGTGCTGTCCAGCAGCGGTGCTGCGCTGCGGATCGAGGCGACGCCGGACGAGCTGAAGCTGGCCGACTACGACTATCTGGTGTTGTTCGGTGGGCGCAACGCACAGGCCACCGCTGCGCTGGCGCCGGCCTACCAGCCGTTGCTGCGTCGCGCCGCACGCGCCGGAGTGAAGCTGGTGGCGATCGACAATGCCAGCTTCCTGCTCGCCGCCTGCGGCCTGCTCGACGGTCATCGGGTGGCAGTGCACTGGCGCCATGAGGCGGAATTCCGTGCCAGCTTCCCGAACTTGCGCCTAGCCCGCGAGCGCCTGTACTGCTTCGATGGCGCGCGGATCTCCTGCGCTGGCGGTACGGCGGCCATCGACCTGGCGGTGGAGCTGTTGGCCCAGGGCAGCGGCCGGGCGCGGGCGCTCAAGGGCCTGGCCGACATGCTGGTGGACGAGACGCGCAGCGGCCAGCACGCGCTGCGTTCACTGCACACCACACCGAGCGGCGAGCGCCATGTCGACCGCGCCATCGCCCTGATGCGCCACGGTCTGGCCAGTGCCGATGGCATCGAGCAGTTGGCGGCCAGCGTTGGCATCAGCCGGCGTCAGCTGGATCGCCTGTTCCACGCCAGCCAGGGCATGAGTGCGCGCGAATACTGGAACGAGCTGCGCCTGCAGCATGTGCGCTGGCGCCTGCTCAACTCCAGCCACAGCCTGGCGCAACTCGCCGACGAGATCGGCGCCGGCGATGCCAGCCACCTGGGCAAGCTGTTCCGCCAGCGTTTCGGTGTTGCGCCTGGCGCCTTCCGCCGTCAGGGCGGTGTGTTGTAG
- a CDS encoding LysE family translocator, whose translation MALELWLVYFVATLGLALTPGPNSLLALTHGGLYGSRMALATILGGVVGFSTLIALAMFGLSALLKTAPNALLALKWIGGAYLIWLGVQLWRSPPMNLTLADSVVRPSASRLFRQGLLSALSNPKVILFYGAFLPQFLDPQRGLAVQFVVMAATFAVVEFLVELLLALLAFRVRPWLQRGGSAFNRSCGVLFVLIGVALPLAR comes from the coding sequence ATGGCTCTAGAACTCTGGCTCGTCTACTTCGTCGCCACCCTTGGCCTGGCTCTGACGCCCGGCCCCAACAGCCTTCTGGCGCTGACCCACGGCGGGCTGTACGGCTCGCGCATGGCACTGGCCACCATCCTTGGCGGTGTGGTTGGCTTCAGTACCTTGATCGCACTGGCCATGTTCGGCCTCAGTGCGCTGCTCAAGACCGCGCCCAACGCGCTGCTGGCGCTGAAGTGGATCGGCGGCGCCTACCTGATCTGGCTGGGCGTGCAGCTGTGGCGCTCGCCACCGATGAACCTGACCCTGGCCGACAGCGTTGTGCGCCCCAGCGCCAGCCGGCTGTTTCGCCAGGGCCTGCTGTCGGCGCTGTCGAATCCCAAGGTGATCCTGTTCTACGGCGCCTTCCTGCCGCAGTTCCTCGACCCGCAGCGCGGCCTGGCCGTGCAGTTCGTGGTGATGGCAGCGACCTTCGCCGTGGTCGAGTTCCTCGTCGAACTGCTGCTGGCACTACTGGCGTTTCGCGTACGGCCCTGGTTGCAGCGCGGCGGCAGCGCCTTCAACCGCAGCTGCGGCGTGCTCTTCGTGCTGATCGGTGTAGCGCTACCGCTGGCGCGCTGA
- a CDS encoding flavin reductase family protein, giving the protein MSASIHSVDLAKAYRLLNHGPTVLVSARHQAVDNVMAAAWCCALDFDPPKLTVVLDKATRTRALIEGSGLFAIQVPTVAQLQLTQAVGSASLADDPAKLAHAGVELFEMAGHDVPLVAGCSAWLVCRLIDEPHNQQAYDLFIGEVIAAWADERVFRDGRWHFETADPSLRSLHHVAGGHYYAIGEALKA; this is encoded by the coding sequence ATGAGCGCGTCCATTCATTCCGTCGACCTGGCCAAGGCCTACCGTCTGCTCAACCACGGGCCGACCGTGCTGGTGTCGGCGCGTCATCAGGCTGTGGATAACGTCATGGCGGCAGCCTGGTGCTGCGCCCTGGATTTCGATCCGCCGAAGCTGACCGTGGTGCTGGACAAGGCCACCCGCACCCGCGCGCTGATCGAAGGCAGCGGCCTGTTCGCCATCCAGGTGCCGACCGTGGCTCAGCTGCAACTGACCCAGGCGGTGGGCAGTGCCAGCCTGGCCGATGATCCGGCGAAGCTGGCCCATGCCGGGGTCGAGTTGTTCGAGATGGCAGGCCACGATGTGCCATTGGTGGCCGGCTGCTCGGCCTGGCTGGTCTGCCGGCTGATCGATGAGCCGCATAACCAGCAGGCCTACGACCTGTTCATCGGCGAGGTGATCGCGGCCTGGGCGGACGAGCGCGTGTTCCGCGACGGCCGCTGGCATTTCGAAACGGCCGACCCGAGCCTGCGCAGCCTGCATCACGTCGCGGGCGGGCACTACTACGCGATTGGTGAGGCGCTCAAGGCCTGA
- a CDS encoding SDR family oxidoreductase, producing the protein MSNNISGKVVVITGASSGLGEATARHLSKLGAKVVLAARRKERLEQLVSELVAAGGEAVAYTTDVTRADEVKALIQGALDSFGRVDVLINNAGLMAIAPMSDVRVEEWERMIDINIKGVLYGIAAALPVFQQQNAGHFINIASVAGIKVFSPGGTVYSGTKFAVRAISEGLRHEVGGSIRTTTIEPGAVDSELKFGSSHQQSRDFVVDFYKRAIPAESVARAIAYAIEQPADVDINEIVLRPTTQEF; encoded by the coding sequence ATGAGCAACAACATTTCCGGCAAGGTCGTGGTCATCACTGGCGCCAGCAGCGGACTGGGCGAAGCGACTGCGCGTCATCTGAGCAAGCTGGGCGCCAAGGTGGTGCTGGCCGCACGGCGCAAGGAGCGTCTCGAGCAACTGGTCAGCGAGCTGGTCGCCGCTGGTGGCGAGGCTGTGGCCTACACCACCGACGTGACCCGCGCCGATGAGGTCAAGGCGCTGATCCAGGGCGCACTGGACAGCTTCGGCCGCGTCGATGTGCTGATCAACAACGCCGGGCTGATGGCCATCGCGCCGATGAGCGACGTGCGCGTCGAGGAGTGGGAGCGCATGATCGACATCAACATCAAGGGCGTGCTGTATGGCATCGCTGCGGCGCTGCCGGTATTCCAGCAACAGAACGCCGGGCATTTCATCAACATCGCTTCGGTGGCCGGGATCAAGGTGTTCAGCCCGGGTGGCACCGTCTACAGCGGCACCAAGTTCGCCGTGCGCGCCATCTCCGAAGGGTTGCGTCATGAGGTCGGCGGCAGCATCCGCACTACCACCATCGAGCCGGGCGCGGTGGATTCGGAGCTGAAGTTCGGCAGCTCGCACCAGCAGAGCCGCGATTTCGTCGTCGACTTCTACAAGCGGGCGATTCCGGCGGAATCGGTGGCACGCGCTATTGCCTACGCCATCGAGCAGCCGGCTGACGTCGACATCAACGAGATCGTCCTGCGTCCGACCACGCAGGAGTTCTGA
- a CDS encoding LysR family transcriptional regulator gives MLNRMEMIRIFCSAADCSNFREAATRLGVSPQAVTRAIKALEEELGEILFHRNTRQVHITAFGEAYALRARQMLEDFDALFRGHRAETESVIAGRIGITAPQAIGKRFLVAFLQPLLKQHPQLVLNLRLEDEITDAVEAQIDIGIRVGFLRDSRYVARALAPVPLQVVATPQLIAASGAPRDLDELQQRPLSVLIDRKNGRPWPWTFAHGPSLHPPAPALVCDDPEAELEAVLAGLAYGQLPAYLAQPYLENGRLQAVLTEQAPDPWQLFIYRPQQGPVPPRVRLVFDHLRACFSNPAQFPQG, from the coding sequence ATGCTCAACCGCATGGAGATGATCCGCATCTTCTGCAGCGCGGCCGACTGCAGCAATTTCCGCGAGGCAGCGACTCGCCTGGGGGTTTCGCCGCAGGCGGTGACCCGTGCGATCAAGGCGCTGGAGGAGGAACTGGGCGAGATTCTGTTCCACCGCAACACCCGCCAGGTGCATATCACCGCCTTCGGCGAGGCCTATGCGCTGCGCGCCCGGCAGATGCTGGAGGATTTCGACGCGCTGTTTCGCGGCCACCGCGCCGAAACCGAATCGGTCATCGCCGGGCGCATCGGCATCACCGCGCCGCAGGCCATTGGCAAGCGCTTTCTGGTGGCGTTCCTGCAGCCCTTGCTCAAGCAGCACCCACAGCTGGTGCTGAACCTGCGCCTGGAGGACGAGATCACCGACGCGGTGGAAGCGCAGATCGACATCGGCATCCGCGTCGGCTTCCTGCGTGACAGCCGCTACGTCGCCCGCGCCCTCGCACCCGTACCGTTGCAGGTGGTGGCCACACCGCAACTGATCGCCGCCAGCGGTGCGCCGCGTGACCTCGACGAGTTGCAGCAGCGGCCGCTGTCGGTGCTGATCGACCGCAAGAACGGCCGCCCCTGGCCGTGGACATTCGCTCACGGCCCCAGCCTGCATCCGCCCGCGCCAGCGCTGGTGTGCGACGACCCTGAAGCCGAGCTGGAAGCCGTGCTCGCCGGCCTGGCCTACGGCCAGTTACCCGCCTACCTGGCGCAACCGTACCTGGAGAACGGCCGCCTGCAGGCGGTGCTGACCGAGCAGGCGCCCGATCCCTGGCAGCTGTTCATCTACCGCCCACAGCAGGGCCCGGTGCCGCCAAGGGTGCGTCTGGTGTTCGATCACCTGCGCGCCTGCTTCTCCAATCCGGCGCAGTTTCCCCAGGGCTGA
- a CDS encoding TonB-dependent receptor — translation MRHLSASMQVTLLSLAVSGALHAQADDTATSQVKELGPMVVTATRSAKSIAEIAGTVYSIDREQVAEQAAAGRSTADILGQLVPSLAPSSGTTSNYGMTMRGRTVQVMIDGVPLTGSRDGSRQLNSISPAMIERIEVISGATSIYGAGATGGLINIITRNADDETSDFSSRIGLRTPGKAARDAMAYEASQTAAFHHGAISGFAGLSFTKQGEIRDADGDRIGPEISQTDRQDTTSFDFNGRLTWHLDDDQQLSAGVRYYNDEQDSDYGPDYGPGLAALFTPATFQPSLQGIKGLQLDDQPRTRHYGANVQYLNRDLFWGQQLTAEAYYRKEKSRWFPSVAAAVHPALPGGFTYVALQSNTDIDVWGVRTALQKGFELAGRDLQLTYGLDHEREKDSQSGQSYDLNTFIASNGLNYREAQRYAMGPDVEVSKTGLFLQGDYQLTERLSLQAGVRRETIGNDVDASIPYGEAIAADRVPGYQPQTMAGGNVRHSETLFNLGAVYKLTDTQQLFANFSQGFSLPDTQRMLRDVSANFSIDNSSIDSIKVNNYELGWRLGDARGLNAGVTAFYNTSDKVVQFNRDYSVSVADTDERVWGAEGNLQVPVAEGWTLGGTLAYTRGQYKDAAGKWRELNAFRVSPLKATVYSDWRFLDGYGVRLQALTVGGSDRAYDDAQSAAISPTIRATPATKIQGYTVVDLIAHAPWLGGEVGFGVYNLANRDYKTVYGQQAEATYGAISSLPAAGRTFGLSYSVQY, via the coding sequence ATGAGGCATCTTTCGGCATCCATGCAGGTCACCTTGCTCAGCCTGGCGGTAAGCGGCGCGCTCCACGCGCAGGCCGATGACACCGCGACCAGCCAGGTCAAGGAACTCGGCCCGATGGTGGTCACCGCCACCCGTTCGGCCAAGAGCATCGCCGAGATCGCCGGCACGGTGTACAGCATCGACCGCGAGCAGGTTGCCGAGCAGGCCGCTGCCGGCCGTTCCACCGCCGATATCCTCGGCCAGTTGGTGCCCTCGCTGGCGCCGAGCAGCGGCACCACCAGCAACTACGGCATGACCATGCGCGGGCGTACCGTGCAGGTGATGATCGACGGCGTGCCGCTGACCGGCTCGCGTGACGGTTCGCGCCAGCTCAACAGCATCAGCCCGGCGATGATCGAGCGCATCGAGGTGATCTCCGGTGCCACCAGCATCTACGGCGCCGGCGCCACCGGCGGCCTGATCAACATCATCACGCGTAACGCCGACGACGAAACCAGTGACTTCAGCAGCCGCATCGGCCTGCGTACTCCTGGCAAGGCGGCGCGTGACGCCATGGCCTACGAGGCCTCGCAGACCGCTGCCTTTCACCATGGGGCGATCAGCGGTTTCGCCGGCCTGAGCTTCACCAAGCAGGGCGAGATTCGCGATGCCGACGGTGATCGCATCGGCCCGGAAATCTCCCAGACCGACCGCCAGGACACCACCAGCTTCGACTTCAACGGCCGCCTGACCTGGCACTTGGACGACGACCAGCAACTGAGCGCCGGCGTGCGCTACTACAACGACGAGCAGGACAGCGACTACGGCCCGGACTACGGCCCAGGCCTGGCAGCGCTGTTCACCCCGGCGACTTTCCAGCCGAGCCTGCAAGGCATCAAGGGCCTGCAACTCGACGATCAGCCGCGTACCCGTCACTACGGCGCCAACGTCCAGTATCTGAATCGCGACCTGTTCTGGGGCCAGCAATTGACCGCCGAGGCCTATTACCGCAAGGAGAAGTCGCGCTGGTTCCCGTCCGTGGCGGCCGCGGTGCACCCGGCGCTGCCGGGGGGCTTCACCTACGTGGCGCTGCAGTCCAACACCGATATCGATGTGTGGGGTGTACGCACCGCGTTGCAGAAGGGCTTCGAACTGGCCGGGCGCGACCTGCAACTGACCTACGGCCTGGATCACGAACGGGAAAAGGACAGCCAGAGCGGGCAGTCTTACGACCTCAATACCTTCATCGCCAGCAACGGCCTGAACTACCGCGAAGCCCAGCGCTATGCCATGGGCCCGGACGTTGAAGTGAGCAAGACCGGCCTGTTCCTGCAGGGCGACTACCAGCTCACCGAGCGTCTCAGCCTGCAGGCCGGGGTGCGTCGCGAGACCATTGGCAACGACGTGGACGCTTCCATTCCCTATGGCGAGGCGATTGCCGCCGACCGTGTGCCGGGTTATCAGCCGCAGACAATGGCCGGCGGCAACGTTCGCCACAGCGAAACCCTGTTCAACCTCGGCGCGGTGTACAAGCTGACCGACACTCAGCAGCTGTTCGCCAACTTCTCCCAGGGCTTCAGCCTGCCTGACACCCAGCGCATGCTGCGCGACGTGTCGGCCAACTTCTCGATCGATAACAGCAGCATCGATTCGATCAAGGTCAACAACTACGAACTGGGCTGGCGCCTGGGCGATGCCCGCGGTCTGAATGCCGGGGTGACCGCGTTCTACAACACCTCCGACAAGGTGGTGCAGTTCAACCGCGACTACAGCGTCTCGGTGGCCGATACCGACGAACGCGTGTGGGGCGCCGAAGGCAATCTGCAGGTGCCGGTTGCCGAGGGCTGGACGCTGGGCGGCACCCTGGCTTACACCCGCGGCCAGTACAAGGACGCCGCCGGCAAATGGCGCGAGCTGAACGCTTTCCGCGTGTCGCCGCTGAAGGCCACCGTCTACAGTGACTGGCGCTTCCTCGATGGCTATGGCGTACGCCTGCAGGCGCTCACCGTGGGCGGCAGTGACCGCGCTTATGACGACGCTCAGTCCGCCGCGATCAGCCCAACCATCCGCGCCACCCCGGCGACCAAGATCCAGGGCTATACCGTGGTCGACCTGATCGCTCACGCGCCCTGGCTAGGCGGCGAGGTTGGTTTCGGCGTCTACAACTTGGCCAACCGCGACTACAAGACCGTCTACGGTCAGCAGGCCGAGGCCACCTACGGCGCCATCTCCAGCCTGCCGGCGGCGGGGCGTACCTTTGGCTTGAGCTACTCGGTGCAGTACTGA
- a CDS encoding MFS transporter, producing the protein MQRPSEQVPVTRLALAVIVVLYLAHALPLYFFNVAMPAILRSQGVDLRWIGMLSLLYVPWAFKFLWAPLVDRHYLHSLGRRRTWLWLTQAALVAAILVLALTGLEHGLLLFVLVSLWISTFAATQDIAIDGYTVESLASEDHRLGSMAQSIGVALGSMFGGAGVLWLYQVVGWQSALLTLAGLSALTMLAVVRVDDRLPTQAEAAKPGFIATFKRPEIRWALLLILVYRLVEAPAMAMLTPMLVDRQWSLTQIGLLMSVAGASVGLLAAVAAARLLLRQRAATLLLRAGWLRSLAYLAVAGLLLSGLADGSPLWLGTMVLVLLAIRYLAMTSLYALFMQLCSRQQAGTDFTVLVCFELLVFFVGGSLSGFLVKGLGYETYYLLLGALSVLSVLLCKPIVRSIQAGSGNH; encoded by the coding sequence ATGCAGCGTCCGTCTGAGCAGGTGCCGGTGACCCGGCTGGCGTTGGCGGTGATCGTGGTGCTGTACCTGGCCCACGCGCTGCCGCTGTACTTCTTCAACGTGGCGATGCCGGCCATCCTGCGTAGCCAGGGTGTCGACCTGCGCTGGATCGGCATGCTTTCGCTGCTGTATGTCCCCTGGGCGTTCAAGTTTCTCTGGGCGCCGCTGGTCGACCGGCATTACCTGCACAGCCTCGGCCGGCGCCGTACCTGGCTGTGGCTGACCCAGGCGGCGCTGGTGGCCGCCATCTTGGTGCTGGCGCTGACCGGCCTGGAGCACGGCTTGTTGTTGTTCGTGCTGGTGAGCCTGTGGATATCCACCTTCGCCGCCACCCAGGACATCGCCATCGACGGCTACACCGTGGAGTCGCTGGCCAGCGAGGATCATCGCCTGGGCAGCATGGCGCAAAGCATCGGCGTGGCGCTGGGCAGCATGTTCGGCGGTGCCGGCGTGCTGTGGTTGTACCAGGTGGTCGGCTGGCAGAGCGCGCTTCTGACCCTGGCCGGCCTGAGTGCCTTGACCATGCTGGCGGTGGTGCGGGTCGATGATCGCCTGCCGACGCAGGCCGAGGCGGCCAAGCCGGGTTTCATCGCCACGTTCAAGCGCCCGGAGATCCGCTGGGCGCTGCTGCTGATCCTGGTCTATCGCCTGGTCGAGGCGCCGGCCATGGCCATGCTCACGCCGATGCTGGTGGATCGCCAGTGGTCGTTGACGCAGATCGGCCTGCTGATGTCGGTGGCCGGCGCCAGCGTCGGGCTGCTCGCCGCCGTGGCGGCTGCGCGCCTGCTGCTGCGCCAACGAGCGGCGACCCTGCTGCTACGTGCCGGCTGGCTGCGCAGCCTGGCCTACCTGGCGGTCGCCGGGCTGCTGCTCAGCGGCCTGGCCGACGGCTCACCGCTGTGGCTCGGCACCATGGTGCTGGTGCTCCTGGCCATCCGCTACCTGGCGATGACCAGCCTCTACGCCCTGTTCATGCAGCTCTGTTCGCGGCAGCAGGCCGGCACCGACTTCACCGTGCTGGTGTGCTTCGAGCTGCTGGTGTTCTTCGTCGGCGGTTCGCTGTCGGGCTTCCTCGTCAAGGGCCTGGGCTACGAAACCTATTACCTGCTGCTGGGCGCACTTTCAGTGCTCAGCGTCCTGCTCTGCAAACCTATCGTCCGGTCGATCCAGGCCGGCTCCGGCAATCATTGA
- a CDS encoding helix-turn-helix transcriptional regulator, with the protein MTVFTCGQLSDVAHTLGGNLHFQRELSGEQPVLDGEQQVQVLSEGLVLYFSRSRDLVDASSDNRLAPGITAAFLLQGEAEVSLPRQRLHFDARPGGQRAMLVNLTDSDQFQRHWRSGREETKVCLSITPDWLQQVAIGSQLRSDALLRFSRSHWHSLPWQPSVDILQRAHQLLERDATLPPLMQRLQRESFALDLACDILRGIDTPQEKRLGSHLERCLARLKEWLDSGEADALSITDMARQLGTNPVDLQNAFRSRNGTTIAAYLRRQRLARAYQAMRQQGLSVEDAANLAGYEHLSSFSAAFKREYGFPPSQARR; encoded by the coding sequence ATGACGGTCTTCACCTGCGGTCAGCTCAGCGATGTCGCCCACACCCTGGGCGGCAACCTGCATTTCCAGCGCGAGCTATCGGGCGAACAGCCAGTGCTCGACGGCGAACAACAGGTGCAGGTGCTGAGCGAAGGCCTGGTGCTGTACTTCAGCCGCAGCCGCGATCTGGTCGACGCCAGCAGCGACAACCGCCTGGCACCAGGCATTACCGCCGCCTTTCTGCTGCAGGGCGAGGCCGAAGTCAGCCTGCCGCGCCAGCGCCTGCACTTCGACGCCCGGCCTGGCGGCCAGCGCGCCATGTTGGTCAACCTGACCGATAGCGATCAGTTCCAGCGCCACTGGCGCAGCGGCCGCGAAGAAACCAAAGTATGCCTGAGCATCACCCCGGACTGGCTGCAGCAGGTCGCAATCGGCAGCCAGCTGCGCAGCGACGCCCTGCTGCGCTTCAGCCGCAGCCACTGGCACAGCCTGCCCTGGCAACCCTCAGTGGATATCCTTCAACGTGCCCACCAGTTGCTCGAACGTGACGCGACCCTGCCGCCGTTGATGCAACGCCTGCAACGCGAGAGCTTCGCCCTGGATCTGGCCTGCGACATCCTGCGCGGCATCGACACGCCCCAGGAGAAACGCCTCGGCAGCCATCTCGAACGCTGCCTGGCGCGCCTCAAGGAATGGCTCGACAGCGGCGAGGCAGATGCCCTGAGCATCACCGACATGGCGCGCCAGCTCGGCACCAACCCGGTCGACCTGCAGAATGCCTTTCGCAGCCGCAACGGCACCACCATCGCCGCCTACCTGCGCCGCCAGCGCCTGGCCCGCGCTTATCAGGCCATGCGCCAGCAGGGCCTGTCAGTGGAGGATGCCGCCAATCTGGCCGGCTACGAGCACCTCAGCAGCTTCAGCGCCGCCTTCAAGCGCGAGTACGGCTTTCCACCGTCGCAGGCTCGTCGCTGA
- a CDS encoding carboxymuconolactone decarboxylase family protein: MITMSQRLDYFALSPKASGKYAEFSMLLTRSPFLAPLAHLVMLRASQINGCAFCVDMHVKEAKIHGDRELRLHHVAVWRESPLFSEQERAALEWTEALTQLSPHGVSDAIYASVREQFSEQELSELTFLVVAINGWNRLNVAFRTVPGSADKQFGLDKAGLA, translated from the coding sequence ATGATCACCATGAGCCAGCGCCTCGACTACTTCGCACTCTCCCCCAAGGCTTCCGGCAAATATGCCGAGTTTTCCATGCTGCTGACCCGCAGCCCCTTTCTTGCGCCGCTGGCCCACCTGGTCATGCTGCGTGCCTCGCAGATCAACGGCTGCGCCTTCTGCGTCGACATGCACGTGAAAGAAGCGAAGATCCATGGCGACCGCGAACTGCGCCTGCACCATGTCGCCGTGTGGCGTGAGTCGCCACTGTTCTCGGAGCAGGAGCGCGCCGCGCTGGAGTGGACGGAAGCCCTGACCCAGCTGTCGCCGCACGGCGTGTCCGACGCCATCTATGCCAGCGTGCGCGAGCAGTTCTCCGAGCAGGAACTGTCTGAGCTGACTTTCCTGGTAGTCGCCATCAACGGCTGGAACCGCCTCAACGTGGCCTTCCGCACCGTGCCCGGCTCCGCCGACAAGCAGTTCGGCCTGGACAAGGCCGGTCTGGCCTGA
- a CDS encoding GNAT family N-acetyltransferase, which produces MAQTYTTYYLEMTSPDQLKAKPQRSDLQIVECEEPQPALNRFLYQLVGSTWEWGDLDDWSDEQWRAMVENEAHRTWVAYHRGAIAGYYELFRPDGRNTEIRYFGLAPQFLDRGFGGPLLSHAIQSAWQWPGTERVWVHTCTFDHPAALANYQARGMRVYQEEVCDISS; this is translated from the coding sequence ATGGCGCAGACGTACACCACGTACTACTTGGAAATGACCTCGCCGGACCAGCTGAAGGCCAAGCCTCAGCGCAGCGACCTGCAGATCGTCGAGTGCGAAGAACCGCAACCGGCGCTCAATCGCTTTCTCTACCAACTGGTCGGCTCGACCTGGGAATGGGGTGATCTGGACGACTGGAGCGACGAACAGTGGCGCGCCATGGTGGAAAACGAAGCACACCGTACCTGGGTCGCCTATCACCGTGGCGCCATCGCTGGTTACTACGAGCTGTTCCGTCCTGACGGTCGTAACACGGAGATCCGCTACTTCGGCCTGGCTCCGCAGTTTCTCGACCGCGGCTTCGGTGGCCCACTGCTCAGCCATGCCATTCAATCGGCCTGGCAGTGGCCGGGGACTGAGCGCGTTTGGGTGCATACCTGCACCTTCGATCATCCTGCTGCTCTGGCTAATTACCAGGCGCGTGGGATGCGGGTTTATCAGGAAGAAGTTTGCGATATATCCAGCTAA